The following nucleotide sequence is from Erinaceus europaeus chromosome 8, mEriEur2.1, whole genome shotgun sequence.
tagttatattccaaagagtccatgactatactagttttttttttcctgaatctgACATCACCAGCATAACTTTGAGCTGCTTATTCTTTCTCTTGACATCAGTATACTTTTTCTCAGGGTAGAGATAATGCtttgcatttcatttttttcaaacgaATGATCAAAATATAACTTCACATATGTATTTTTCAACCACAGAAGAAACTGAGTCCTGCTTTGCCCAGCCCAAGCCAGGTACACCGGGAAGAGAACCTACTGTTTATGGCAAAGTACTAAAGGAAAGTCTTCCTCCACTAGAGAAGCTCAAGATTCCTGCGGTGTCTACAGCTAATGGTGTCAAAGCCTTCAGTGAACAGCCCCTGGTGAAGGGTGATGGAGACCTACCTGGAACTACTGAGAAGATTCAACCTCTAGACGGGCCCAAGGAGTGTGAGCCACCCCAGCCAGATAACAAAGATGACATTCCAGGggcagaagaagagaaggaggatgtGACAGCAGTGACAGAGATTCAGCCTGTAAGAGGTAATGTTGAGATGGAATCTTCTGGAACCAAGCTTCAGTCTTTGAGGGTAGCAGGCAAGCAGGAGCCAGTAGAGGGTACTGAGAATCCAGAAATTGTCAGAGAGCTAAACCCTCTAGGAAAAGCCGAGAAAAACCTTCCTCTGGAAGCAGTTGGAAAGCCACAACCTGAAGAAGTAATAGAAAAGGATGAGCGGCCCCAGTTCCTGCAAACAGTTTCCAAGAAGATGAACTCTCCAGAAATACTGGGAGAAACGCAACTTGTGGAGACGCTAGAAGAGCCAAAACTCCAAGAAGCAGTGGGAAAAGATGAACAGCCCCAGTACCTGGAAGCAAGTCACCAAAAGAATGAATCTCTGGAAGTACTGGAAGGAAGTCAGCTTGTGGCAAG
It contains:
- the ERICH5 gene encoding glutamate-rich protein 5, whose protein sequence is MGCSSSAINKASDSSRLRREETESCFAQPKPGTPGREPTVYGKVLKESLPPLEKLKIPAVSTANGVKAFSEQPLVKGDGDLPGTTEKIQPLDGPKECEPPQPDNKDDIPGAEEEKEDVTAVTEIQPVRGNVEMESSGTKLQSLRVAGKQEPVEGTENPEIVRELNPLGKAEKNLPLEAVGKPQPEEVIEKDERPQFLQTVSKKMNSPEILGETQLVETLEEPKLQEAVGKDEQPQYLEASHQKNESLEVLEGSQLVARAAEKEGLQNASVGPGNTEQIQPEGISGIAEHPAGIIASEPNMDVVGTVHTAGEGQHVEGETGEKVETEMENEKLSKRIGAKEEETGEAVDLSATT